GGCCGGGCCGTCGATGTCGGCCGCCAGCCGGCGCGCGAACATGCGCAGCAGCGCGTGCAGCCGGTAGCGCCCCGGGCTCGGCGACTCCACCAGGCACAGGTCGACCAGCCCCTCGGCGAGGTCCTCGGCCTCCTGCTCCGGGCAGCACAGCAGGGCCGCGACCGCCTCGACGCCGATGTCCGGGCCGTCGGGCACGGCCAGCAGCCGGAAGGCGTGCGCCTGCTCACGTCCCAGGTGCTCGTACCCGAGCCGGAACGTGGCCTCCACGGCCAGGTCGCCGGCCCGCAGCTCGTCCAGCCGCCGGGCCTCGTCGCACAGCCGGCCGGCCAGCGTCTCGGCGGTCCAGTGCGGCCGGGCCGCCAGGCGCGAGGCCAGGATCCGCACCGCCAGCGGCAGGTGGCCGCACACCGCGACCGCGCGCCGCACCGCCGCCTCCTGGCCCGCCACCCGGTCGGGACCGGCGACGGCGCTGAACAGCGCCAGCGCCTCATCGGGGTGGAAGGCTCCGAGCTCCAGCAGGCGCGCGCCGGGGACGCCGGTGAGCCGGGAACGGCTGGTCGCCAGCACCGCGCAGCCGGGGGTGCCCGGCAGCAGCGGCCGGATCTGCGCGGCGTCGCGGACGTCGTCGAGCACGATCAGCACCCGCCGCCCGGCCAGCGTGCCGCGGAACAGCTCGAAGCGCTCCTGCACGGTGTCCGGCACGGCGCCCGGATCGGTCCCCAGCGCCCGCAGGAACCCGCCGAGCACGCCGCCGGGATCGGCCGGCTCGCGGTCGGTCCCGCGCAGCGCGGCGAACAGCTGGCCGTCGGGGAACCGCGCGGCGGCCAGGTGCGCGGTGTGGACCGCGAGCGTGGACTTGCCCGCGCCGCCGATGCCCGAGAGCACGGCCAGCGGCATGGCGTCGCCGGGCTGCATCAGCTCCAGCAGCTGGCGCGACCACAGGGCGCGGCCGGTGAAGTCGGCGACATCGGCGGGGAGCTGGGCCGGGGCGGCCGGCCCCGTCGGGCTCGGGGCGGCCAGAGCGGTGGCCGGCCCTCCGGGCATTGGCGAACCCTGCTGAACCGGCAGCCCCGCAGACCCGGCGAAGCCCGGCGAGGGCGGATCGGGGGCCACCGGACCGCCGACCGGCCGGGCATCACGACCGGCAGCCCACTCAACACCGTGCCCAGCACCACGCCCGACACCACGCCCGACACCACGCCCGGCACCACGCCCGGCACCGTTCACCACGTCGGCCTCAGCCGATCCGCCCGCCACCCGCCGATACAGCGCCCGCAGATCAGGCCCCGGATCGACCCCCAATTCCTCGGCGAGCGTCCGCCGCGTCTGCTCGTAGACGGCCAGCGCCTCTGCCTTGCGGCCACTGCGCGACAGCGCGACCATCTGCAGCTCGCGAAAACGCTCCCGCAGCGGGAACTCCGCCGCCAGCGCCGCCAACTCGGCCGTCACCGCGCCGTAGCGCCCGACCTCCAGGTCCAGCGCGATCCTGACCTCCAGCGCGCCCAGGCGGCGCTCGGTCCACTGCGCGCGCTGCGCCAGCGCGAACGGGCCGGTCAGTCCGGCCAGCGGCTCGCCCTGCCACAGCCGCAGCGCCTCGTGCAGCCGGCGGGCCGCGCCGATCAGGTCGCCGCCGGCCCGCAGGCTCGCCGCCGCGGCCTGGCCGGCCTCGAAGGCCAGCGCGTCCACCGCGGCCGGGGCGACGGTGAGCGCGTAGCCGCCGGCCACCGAGCTGATCGGGCCGACCGGGTGCTCCGGGTCGGACAGCGCCCGGCGCAGGCGCGAGGCGTAGGTGCGGATGGTGCTCAGCGCGCCCTTCGGGGCGTCGCCGCCCCACAGCGCGTCGATGAGCTCCTCGGCCATGGCCGCGCGGCCGGGGCGCAGCACCAGCAGGGCCAGCAGTTCGCGCTGCTGGGGCGAGCCGAGGTCCAGTTCGCCGTTCGGACCCCAGCCGCGCACCGGGCCGAGGACGCTGAACCGCCACGCGCTGTCTGCCACCCGGGCAGGATACGCGGGCCGGTGGCGAGTATTGATCTGACACGCCGTCAGATATATGTTCACCGCACTATGGACTTCGACTTCACGCCCGAGCAGCGGGCCTTCGCCGCCGACGTCGAAACCTTCCTCGACACCGAACAGACCCCCGGGGACACCAGCGTCTTCGACGTCACCCGGGAGAACATGGCCCAGATCGTCGACACGCCGCCGCGCCGCGCGTTCATGAAGAAGATGGGCGAGCGCGGCTGGCTGGGCATCACCTGGCCCAAGGAGTGGGGCGGGTCCGAGGGCGACGGGGTCTACGAGTACCTGCTGAACGAGGCGCTGGCCCGGCGCGGCGCCCCGCAGATCGGCAAGGGCGTGGGCATCATCGGCAAGACCATCCTGGCCCACGGCTCGCCGTACCTGAAGCAGGAGTTCCTGCCCAGGATCCTGCGCAACGAGGTCGAGTTCGCGGTCGGATACAGCGAGCCGGACTCCGGCTCGGACGCCGCCTCGATGAAGCTCAAGGCCGAGCGCACCACCCGCGACGGCGTCCAGGGCTGGGTCCTGAACGGCCAGAAGACCTGGACCACCTCGGCGCACTTCGCCGAGTGGTACTGGGTCGGCGCGCGCACCGATCCCGAGGCGCCCAAACACTTCGGCATCACGCTGTTCCTGGTCCCGCTGGACCACCCGGGCATCACCGTCCAGGGCATCTGGACGATGGGCGACGAGCGCACCAACTCGGTGTTCTTCGACGACGTCTTCGTCCCCGACGACCACCGCGTCGGCGAGCTGAACAAGGGCTTCCAGTACATCTCCGAGGCCCTGGACCTGGAACGCTTCACGATGTTCACCTACTCCCCCATCGCCGCCCGCTTCGAGCTGCTGGTCGACTGGCTGCGCGGCGCCGAGGTCGACGACGAGCCGGTCCGGCAGGACCCGGTCACCCGCCGCCGCGTGGCGCGCCTGGCCACCGAGGCCGAGGTGGCCCGGCTGCTGGGCCTGCGGGTCGTGGCGGCCTCGATGAAGGCCGGGGCACCGCCGACCACCGAGGCCAGCGAGTACAAGCTCTACGCGACCGAGCTGTCCCAGCGCGTCGCCGACGCCGCCATGGACCTGGCCGCCCCGGGCTCGCAGCTGCGCGTGGGCACCGAGGAGGCCCCGATGGCCGGACGCGCGGAGTCGACGTACCGGTACACGGTGCTGGACACGATCGGCGGCGGGACGTCGGAGGTGCAGAAGAACATCATCGCGCGGCGGCGCCTGGGCCTGCCGAAGAACTTCTGAGATGGCTGGACCATTGCTCGGGGGTATCAAGGTCCTGAATCTGGCCAGCGTCGGCCCGGCGGCGCGCGCCGGACGCTGGCTGGCCGACTACGGCGCCGAGATCGTGAACGTCGGCGCGGTCCCGGCTCGCGGCGCGGTGCAGATCACTCCTGTCTTCCACGCCTACAGCGGGCATCGCGGCATGCGCCGGATCCTGCTGGATCTCAAATCCGACCACGGCCGCGAGACCTTTCTGCGGATGGCCGAGCGCGCCGACGTCGTCATCGAGTCGTTCCGGCCGGGTGTGACCGACCGTCTCGGCATCGGCTACGAGGCCGTGCACGCCCACAACCCGAAGATCGTGTACTGCTCCACCACCGGCTTCGGCCAGTCCGGGCCGTCCTCCCAATGGGCCGGCCACGATCTGGACTACCTCGCCGTCGGCGGCTACCTGGCCGTGGGCGAACCCGGCGCGCGCGGCAATCCGGCACTGCCGGGCGCCACCCTGGCCGACAGCGCCGGCGGCGGAATGCACGCCGTCATCGCGATCCTCGCGGCCTTGGTCAAAGGCGACGGTGCGCATCTGGATGTCTCCGTCGCCGACGGCGTGCTCTCCCTGATGTCGCTTGCTGTCGACGAGTACCTGGCCACCGGCAGCGAACCCGGTTATCAGCACTCGATGACCACCGGCCGCTACGCCTGCTACGGCACCTATCCGGCCGGCGACGGCCGCTGGCTCGCGGTCGCGGCGATCGAGCCGAAGTTCTGGGCGAACCTGTGCCGGCTGCTGGGGCTGGACAAGTGGATCGCGCACCAGACCGACGACGCCGTGCAGGACGAGATCCGTGCCGACATCGCCGAAGCACTGAGCGCGCAGGACCGCGACACCTGGATCGCGGTGCTGTCCGGATCAGACACCTGCGTCGCCCCGGTCCTCACCGTCGCCGAACTGGCCGAGGATCCCCAGTACCGGGCCCGGAACGCGTTCGTCGAAGCGGTGCATCCCGAGCATGGCACGCTCCGCCAGACCGCGCCGCTGCTCGCCGGAATGCTCCGTCCCGAACTCCCCTACCGCCTCCCGGCCGGAACCCACAGCCCCGAACTGCTGCTGGAGGCCGGGTTCACCGAGGCCGAGATCAAGGAACTGCTGGAGGAAGGCACCGTGGCATGACCGACGACCTCCCCGACCACTCCGACGACCTCCCCGACACGCTCCCCGACGACGTCACAGCCCTCATCGACCAGAAGGTCCACGAGCAGGCCGCCGACTTCCCCGTGGAGCGCGGCTACATCTGGACCTCCTGCGCCTCGGTCGAGAACGGCAACCCGCTCTACTGGGACGAGACCGCCGCCGCCGAGATCACCGGGGGCCCGATCGCGCCGCCGTCGATGCTGTCGACCTGGTTCCGGCCGCACCACTGGGCCCCCGGCCACGACGAGCCGCAGCTCCCGCTCCAGGTGCACTTCGACCTCAAGAAGCGGCTGGACCTGCCCGAGGCGATCATCGCGGAGTTCACCACGGTCTTCCACGAACCGGTGCGCCCCGGGGACGTCCTGACCACCTGCCAGCGCCTGCGCTCGGTGAGCGGTGTGAAGACCACGAAGCTGGGCCGGGGCCGGTTCTGGACCATCGACGTGGAGTACCGCAACGTCCGCGGCGAGCTGTGCGGCGTCGAGTCGTACACCGGCTTCGGCTACCGGCGCCAGGAGGCGAAGACCGCATGAAACCGCAGCTGACGCTGGACCAGGTGGCCGTCGGGGACGCGCTGCCGGTGCTGGCCTATCAGGTGTCCGCCACGACCGTGGTCCTGGGCGCGCTGGCGACCCGCGACTGGCGTCCGATGCACCACGACCACGCCTTCGCCGTCGGGCGCAACGGCGTCCGGGACATCTTCCTGAACACCCCGAACCAGGCCGCCTGGTTCGAGCGCTACCTCACCGACTGGACCGGCCCGCACGGCCGCCCCGGGCGCATGCGCTTCCGCATGAAGGACTCGGTGTTCCCCGGCGACACGATGACGATCAGCGGCACGGTCACCGGCGTGTCCACCGACGAGGCCGGCTGCGGCTGGATCGAGGTCGACCTGGACCTGGCGGTCGGCCAGGACACCAAGACCGGGTGCTCCGCGCGCGTCGCCGTCCCGGTCTCCCCTGACGACAACCCGTGGGCCCGGCGCGGCGAGCGCTGGCGTCCCTAGCGAGCGAGAGAAGGCCCTGATGGACCTCGACTTCAGCGACGAGCAGATCCTGTTGCGGGACACGGTGCGGGACCTGTGCGCCAAACACGTTCCGCCGACCACCGTGCGCGCTCTGGAGAACGATCCGGAGCGCTACCCGGAGGACTTCTGGAAGCAGGCCGGCCAGCTCGGGCTGCACGGGATGCGGCTGCCGGAGGAGCACGGCGGCACCGACATGACGCTGCTGGACGCGGCGCTCGTCTACACCGAGTTCGGGCGCGCGCTGGTCCCCTCGCCGCACTTCGCGAGCACAGTGTTGGCCGGGCAGGTCCTGGTCGCGGCCGGGAGCCCGGAGCAACAGAGGCGCTGGCTGCCGGGGATCGCGTCGGGCACCGGGGTGGTCTCGGTGGCGTGGCTGGAGCCGGACCGGAGCTGCGGGCCGCGCGGCGTGCGGGCGCAGGCCGTCGCGGCTTTGGGCGGCGGTTATCGGCTGACCGGGGTCAAGCGCCATGTTCCCTATGCGCGCAGCGCGGAGCGCGTGCTGGTGCTGGCGCGCGACGAGGCCACCGACGAAGTGCTCTTCCTTCTGGTGGATCCGGCCGCCGAGGGCGTTCGCCTGACGCAGCAACTCACGGTCGCCTCCGACACGCAGTACCGGATGGACTTCGAGGACGTGTTCGTCCCCGGAGAGTCGGTCATCCGCGGCGGCTGGGAGGTCTGGGACGCGGTCATGCACGACGCGATCGTGCTGGCGGCGGCTCAGGCATCCGGCGCGGCCCGGCGGACGCTGGAGTTCACGGTCGACTACGCGCTGACCCGGCACCAGTTCGACAAGCCGCTCGGCGCCTTCCAGGCGATCGCGCACTACCTGGCGGACGCCGTCACCACCGTCGACGGCGCCGAAACGCTGGTGTGGGAAGCCGCCTGGGCCCGCGACGCGGGACGCTCCACGGCGAAGCTCGCGCCGATGGCGAAGCTGTTCGCCGGGGACACGTTCCGGGACGTGACCGCGAAGGCGCAGCAGATCTTCGGCGGCAACGGCTTCACCGTGGAGTTCGACACGCAGCTGTACTTCCGGCGCGCTAAGCAGTGGCAGATGGCGTGGTGGGACGTGCGGTATCTGGAGGAGTTGGTCGCGGTGCAGGTGCTTGACGCCGGATGAGCACCAGCGCCACCGGGACCGCGGCCAGGCCGATGAGCCCGCAGACCCAGAAAGCCTGCTGGAAGCCGCCGGTCAGCGCATCGGCGGCGGCGTGGCCGTGCTCGAGCAGCCCTTGGGAGCGCGTGGCAGCCACCGTCGAGGCGATGGCGATCCCGATCGCCCCCCCGAGCTGCTGAGAGGAGTCGATGAGCCCGGAGGCGACCCCGGCGTCGCGTTCGGTGACGCCGACCAGCGCCCCGATCGACACCGGGATGAACACCCAGGTGACCGTCCCGGTCAGGAAGAAGGGGCCGGCCAGGTCGGCCCAGAAGCTGCCGTGCGCGGACACCTGCGTCGCCCACAGGATCCCGGACGCTGTCACCGTCATCCCGATCGCCATCACCAGCCGCACGGACGCCTTGGTGACCAGGATCTGGGCCGGCCCGGCCATCACCACACCGGTCAGGCCGACGGTCAGCCAGGCCAGGCCGGTCGTCATCGCGGAGTACCGGAGCACCTGCTGCATGTAGAGCGTGCCGATGAAGATGTAGCCGTAGAAGCTGGCTCCGAGCAGGAAGCCGACGGTGTTGGAGCCGGCGAGGGTCTTCAGCCGGAACAGCCGCAGCGGCAGCAGTGGCGCCTCGGTCCTGGCCTCGACGATCACGAACGTGGCCAGCAGCACCGCCGCGATGGCGAGCAGCACCAGGGTGCGTGCGGCCGTCCACCCGACGGTCGGCGCCTGCGAGATCGCATAGACCGCGAGGACCAGGGAGCCGGTCACGGTGACGGCGCCGGGGACGTCGTAGCCGCGGCGGGCGTCCTGTACCCCCTTGCTCTCCGGCAGCACGCGCGGGGCCACCAGCAGCACTGCACCGCCGATGACGACATTCAGGTAGAAGATGTAGGGCCAGCCGGCGTACCGGGTGATGGCGCCCCCGGCCAGCACCCCGAACGTCGCCCCGCTGGCCCCGACGGCGCCCCAGATGCCCAGCGCCTTGTTGCGCTCGGGGCCCTCGGGGAACATGTTCATCACGATGGACAGCGCGGCGGGCAGCACCGCGGCGGCCCCCAAGCCCTGGACGCCACGCATGACGATCAGGAAGGTGCCGCTGGTCGCCAGCCCGCACGCGCACGAGGCCGCGGTGAACAGCGCGAGCCCGGCCACGAAGGTCCGGCGGCGTCCGACCAGGTCGGCGGTCCGGCCGCCGAGCAGCAGGAAGCCGCCGAAGCTGATCGCGTACGCGGTCACCACCCACTGCAGGTTCGTCTGGGCGAAGTGGAGCTTGGCGCCGATCGTCGGCAGCGCCACGTTCACGATCAGCATGTCGACCACGGTCATGAAGACCGCCACGGCCAGGAGCGCGAAGGCCCGCCATCGGTGCGGGACGCCGGGCGTCACAGCCGCTTCTTCTCTGGTGTCGTTCCAGCCTTCCACTGAGGTCATGGGTGCCTCCGGTCGTCGCGGGTGGGAGTCCTCACCCGGTGAAGCACCGGACGCCACGCGGATTCGTCGGGCGCTCAGCGATGAATCCGGCCCGTCTGCGGTGTTGCACTGG
The Catenulispora sp. MAP5-51 genome window above contains:
- a CDS encoding BTAD domain-containing putative transcriptional regulator translates to MADSAWRFSVLGPVRGWGPNGELDLGSPQQRELLALLVLRPGRAAMAEELIDALWGGDAPKGALSTIRTYASRLRRALSDPEHPVGPISSVAGGYALTVAPAAVDALAFEAGQAAAASLRAGGDLIGAARRLHEALRLWQGEPLAGLTGPFALAQRAQWTERRLGALEVRIALDLEVGRYGAVTAELAALAAEFPLRERFRELQMVALSRSGRKAEALAVYEQTRRTLAEELGVDPGPDLRALYRRVAGGSAEADVVNGAGRGAGRGVGRGVGRGAGHGVEWAAGRDARPVGGPVAPDPPSPGFAGSAGLPVQQGSPMPGGPATALAAPSPTGPAAPAQLPADVADFTGRALWSRQLLELMQPGDAMPLAVLSGIGGAGKSTLAVHTAHLAAARFPDGQLFAALRGTDREPADPGGVLGGFLRALGTDPGAVPDTVQERFELFRGTLAGRRVLIVLDDVRDAAQIRPLLPGTPGCAVLATSRSRLTGVPGARLLELGAFHPDEALALFSAVAGPDRVAGQEAAVRRAVAVCGHLPLAVRILASRLAARPHWTAETLAGRLCDEARRLDELRAGDLAVEATFRLGYEHLGREQAHAFRLLAVPDGPDIGVEAVAALLCCPEQEAEDLAEGLVDLCLVESPSPGRYRLHALLRMFARRLAADIDGPAAPRAALDRLIRHYLGVSAAAASTVNSCAANLVGLISAPGGVDAPADPGECMAWGEREREAVCAAAAQALLSRHSGPDSGTGTGTGTGTGARTGTVAAETVDTVADLLYWLGILCQSGPGDQDLARLAAVVIDEADRDGNRRAEVIARSQLAYSLSQSWYLAEADVQAAAAVAVARGLSEPGYLLEALSVLSANHWRAGHDEESMRAAAEALRLLEDTGAGWEQLSEAQLNLSQSLCRVQRPQEARELAERGLALRRAHGDARGLADGLHATGMVLREAGCPDRAAACHREAADIHRGIGQHRRLGWSQLRLAEALADQGVDDEALEAAGQAAETLTELGDRPGRGLALALVGRIRERLGDTAGARAAWQDAYSVFDGTSSPVTAELRKLLGLDAGSGGLLGAAGEPEPEHESESGTEPPARPAEQWPPWMPRHPVPPRG
- a CDS encoding acyl-CoA dehydrogenase family protein, yielding MDFDFTPEQRAFAADVETFLDTEQTPGDTSVFDVTRENMAQIVDTPPRRAFMKKMGERGWLGITWPKEWGGSEGDGVYEYLLNEALARRGAPQIGKGVGIIGKTILAHGSPYLKQEFLPRILRNEVEFAVGYSEPDSGSDAASMKLKAERTTRDGVQGWVLNGQKTWTTSAHFAEWYWVGARTDPEAPKHFGITLFLVPLDHPGITVQGIWTMGDERTNSVFFDDVFVPDDHRVGELNKGFQYISEALDLERFTMFTYSPIAARFELLVDWLRGAEVDDEPVRQDPVTRRRVARLATEAEVARLLGLRVVAASMKAGAPPTTEASEYKLYATELSQRVADAAMDLAAPGSQLRVGTEEAPMAGRAESTYRYTVLDTIGGGTSEVQKNIIARRRLGLPKNF
- a CDS encoding CaiB/BaiF CoA transferase family protein; this translates as MAGPLLGGIKVLNLASVGPAARAGRWLADYGAEIVNVGAVPARGAVQITPVFHAYSGHRGMRRILLDLKSDHGRETFLRMAERADVVIESFRPGVTDRLGIGYEAVHAHNPKIVYCSTTGFGQSGPSSQWAGHDLDYLAVGGYLAVGEPGARGNPALPGATLADSAGGGMHAVIAILAALVKGDGAHLDVSVADGVLSLMSLAVDEYLATGSEPGYQHSMTTGRYACYGTYPAGDGRWLAVAAIEPKFWANLCRLLGLDKWIAHQTDDAVQDEIRADIAEALSAQDRDTWIAVLSGSDTCVAPVLTVAELAEDPQYRARNAFVEAVHPEHGTLRQTAPLLAGMLRPELPYRLPAGTHSPELLLEAGFTEAEIKELLEEGTVA
- a CDS encoding MaoC family dehydratase N-terminal domain-containing protein, which codes for MTDDLPDHSDDLPDTLPDDVTALIDQKVHEQAADFPVERGYIWTSCASVENGNPLYWDETAAAEITGGPIAPPSMLSTWFRPHHWAPGHDEPQLPLQVHFDLKKRLDLPEAIIAEFTTVFHEPVRPGDVLTTCQRLRSVSGVKTTKLGRGRFWTIDVEYRNVRGELCGVESYTGFGYRRQEAKTA
- a CDS encoding acyl-CoA dehydrogenase family protein, whose translation is MDLDFSDEQILLRDTVRDLCAKHVPPTTVRALENDPERYPEDFWKQAGQLGLHGMRLPEEHGGTDMTLLDAALVYTEFGRALVPSPHFASTVLAGQVLVAAGSPEQQRRWLPGIASGTGVVSVAWLEPDRSCGPRGVRAQAVAALGGGYRLTGVKRHVPYARSAERVLVLARDEATDEVLFLLVDPAAEGVRLTQQLTVASDTQYRMDFEDVFVPGESVIRGGWEVWDAVMHDAIVLAAAQASGAARRTLEFTVDYALTRHQFDKPLGAFQAIAHYLADAVTTVDGAETLVWEAAWARDAGRSTAKLAPMAKLFAGDTFRDVTAKAQQIFGGNGFTVEFDTQLYFRRAKQWQMAWWDVRYLEELVAVQVLDAG
- a CDS encoding MFS transporter; its protein translation is MTSVEGWNDTREEAAVTPGVPHRWRAFALLAVAVFMTVVDMLIVNVALPTIGAKLHFAQTNLQWVVTAYAISFGGFLLLGGRTADLVGRRRTFVAGLALFTAASCACGLATSGTFLIVMRGVQGLGAAAVLPAALSIVMNMFPEGPERNKALGIWGAVGASGATFGVLAGGAITRYAGWPYIFYLNVVIGGAVLLVAPRVLPESKGVQDARRGYDVPGAVTVTGSLVLAVYAISQAPTVGWTAARTLVLLAIAAVLLATFVIVEARTEAPLLPLRLFRLKTLAGSNTVGFLLGASFYGYIFIGTLYMQQVLRYSAMTTGLAWLTVGLTGVVMAGPAQILVTKASVRLVMAIGMTVTASGILWATQVSAHGSFWADLAGPFFLTGTVTWVFIPVSIGALVGVTERDAGVASGLIDSSQQLGGAIGIAIASTVAATRSQGLLEHGHAAADALTGGFQQAFWVCGLIGLAAVPVALVLIRRQAPAPRPTPPDTARPTTPSATA